In the Paenibacillus sp. FSL R7-0337 genome, ACCATTATTATGCCCACCTGATGGGGTATGAGAAGTCCCTGCTGCGGGGGGATATTGTCACTCCGGGACAGACCATCGGCTGGGTCGGCAGTTCCGGCTACGGCAGCCCGGGCACACAGGGCAAGTTCCCGCCCCACCTGCATTATGGCATCTACCGTGACCGCGGCATTACGGAATGGGCCTTCGATCCTTACCCGCTGCTCAAGCAATGGGAGAACCAGGAATTCCGGCAGCTGCGGCAAAACAAAAAGAAGAAATAACACCTGCAGGCTGCCCCTCGCAGAGTCCTTTACTCTTTTGCCCGGGACAAAGGTTACAGGTTAGTGCAGCATCAGACAGCCAAACGGCTCGATCTCCACAAGAAGCTTGCTTGAGCTGCGGATGGTCAGTCCGCTTAACAGCTCGGTCAGCACTTTGGTGTCCGAACGGTAGGCAGGCAGCTCCAGATGGTAGCGGTTGGGGGAGTTATTGATAATTAGCCCCATCCGATCCTGCCCGCTGCGCCGGACATACCCAAGGATACCCCGCGTCTCATCTGTGAACCAGGGGCGGAAGGCCCCCCGGCGCAGCACCTCATGCTCTGTTCTCAGCGAGATCAGCCGCTTGTACCAGTCCAGCAGTCCGGTATGCTGTTCCTGCTCCTCCCAGAGCATCGGCCGCCGGCAATGCGGGTCTGTAGCGCCTTCCATTCCAACCTCATCCCCGTAATATATCATCGGCAGGCCTATATAGGTCATCTGAAAAAAGACAGCCAGCCGCATCCGGCTCATCGCCGTAGCTTCCCGGTCCCAGCCCCGGCCCCCCTCCTTGCAGGCGGTCAGGAAACGCAGTGTATCGTGGCTGCCCAGCAGCTGGAACATCGCCGAGTTGGCCTGATCATTGTACAAGGCCTCCTGATGCAGCAGTTGCTCCATGAACCGGGCGGGGCCAGCGGTCTGTGCCGCAAAAAACTCCAGTACCGCATCCCGCAGCAGGTAATTCATGCCGCCGTCGAACTGGTCTCCCCGCAGCCAAGGCCCGGAAGCATGCATAATCTCGCCGATCAGCAGCAGGTCCGGGAATTCCGCCTTCAGCTCCCGCCGCAGTCTTGTCCAGAAGGCCGGAGTCACCTCGTTGGCCACATCCAGCCTCCAGCCGTCGATCCCCGCTTCCCGCACCCAATATCTGGCTACGTTCATCATATAATCCGCTACCTCGGGATGATCCATATTCAACTTCGGCATACTCGTCTCCGCCTTGGCGAAGGTCTCATAGCCGGGAGCCGGCGTAGTACTGACCGGGAAGGAATGGATGAAGAACCAGTCCTTGTAGCGCGAGGCCTCTCCATGCTCCAGGACATCCCGGAAGGCAAAAAAGGTATCGCCGGAATGGTTAAAGACCGCATCCAGCAGAACCTTCATCCCCAGCCGGTGTGCAGTCCCGACCAGCGTCTTCAGATCCTCAAGCGTCCCGAATCCGGGGTCTACCTTATAGTAATCGGAAGTATTGTACTTATGCCCGGAAGGCGATTCAAAGATAGGCGTCATATAAATAGCAGTTACGCCAAGCTCCTGCAAGTATGTAAGCTTGTCAGTAATGCCTTGAAGCGTCCCCTGATGGTAGCTCTCGGGATAAATCTGGTAGACTACCGCATCTGAACTCCAGGCAGGCAGCGCGATGGCGTGCGGGCGGTGAATATAGGCATACTGAAAGGCACCCGCCTGCTCTCTGTTCTCTGAGCTTCCCCGCTCCCCGTACCACATGTATTCGCCTGCCGGATTCCCGATGTGGAACAGATACCGGCATTTGCCAGTCTCGGCCGGAACCAGGGCTTCATGTATGTCATACGCTCCGGCACAGCCGACCCGCTCCATCTCCTGCGGAAGCTCATGACCGGGTGAATCGTAACGGTCAGCGTGGACAACCGTACAGGACAGGGACTGTCCGCTCTGCACGAATAGTCTGAGTTTAAGCAGGCGGGGGCCTGCCGGGAAGGCGAAGGGGTCCTCCGCTGTGTGATATACGAATAACCGGTTAAGCATACTGTATAGTCTCCTTTTATGCCGCATAGAGCAGCTTCAGCAACTGTGTTATTATGACAGGTAGAACAAAGTTCGCCATTAGGGCGCACCATACCGTAAGGACGGGAGGGAAAGCTATGAAAGTTACCATTAAGGATATCGCCCAGGCAGCAGGTGTCGCGAAATCCACTGTATCCAAGGTCATGAACGACTCTCCCAAAATATCCGAGGAAACGAAGGCCCGGGTCCGGGACATCATCAAGCAGATGAACTATACCCCGAGCAGCATCGCCACCGGACTTGCCAGACAGAGCAGCAATACGATAGCTATCCTGATAGATATGTCCAAGGAAAGCGAGTTTCTCAATCAGTTCTTTTATAACATTATCGGCGGGGTGGAAAGCATCATTGGTCCTCTGAAATATGAGCTGACCATTGCCAATATCCAGCATGACCATGCGGAGGGGCACTTCCTGCAAAGGCTGGTGCTGAATAAGCGGGTGGACGGCATTATCGCCAACACCTCGGTGCTGACTCCTGATCTGTGCGCGGAGCTGAACCGGCTTCAGTTCCCCTATATCTCCATCGGTGAGATCAACGCTCCGGGAATCTGGGTCGATTGCGACAATGAGCTGGGCGGATTCATGCTGACCCGGCATCTGCTGGACCAGGGCTACCCGTCTGTGGCCTTCATCGGCGGTGAGAAGGATGAGCCCCTCTTCCTGCGCCGTGCAGCCGGCTATCAGCGGGCACTCGGCGAGGCGGGAATGGCTGTGGATAGCGGCTGGATCATCAATGGCCGGGCGGTTGAGGAGGATGGCTATCAGGCAGCCAAGCAGCTGCTGCAAAGTGCGAATCCCCCCGGCTCCATCGTCTGCATGAGCAACTTTTCTGCTTACGGTGTGCTGCAGGCGGCCCGGGAATTGAATATCTCCATTCCTTCACAGCTGGGCATTGCCACGTTCGATGAATACCCCTTGTCTCCCTACACCACTCCTCCGCTGACTTCACTCGATATGGATACCTTCCAGCTCGGCGCATCCGCAGGACGGCTATTGATGGACAAACTGGATAACAAAGAAGCTGCCGTGAGCGGACAACTGCTGGAGCCGGAGTTGATTCCCCGGTTATCTTCCAAGCGAAGCGGCGGAGCTGCTGCGGAATAACTAACGAAATAACGGAATAGTAGACTAGCGGGAGGAAGGTACTCATCCCCTTTTAGGGGAAACCGGTTTCCTTAAGCTGAAAATACCACGCCCCCTCCTCAATGTCAATGTATATCATAGACGCAGAGACAGACAGAAGAACCCTTTCCAGCCCTGGAAGGGTTCTTTGCTTACCCGGACTCGCCCGAGCGGCAGATAAACCGGA is a window encoding:
- a CDS encoding LacI family DNA-binding transcriptional regulator; translation: MKVTIKDIAQAAGVAKSTVSKVMNDSPKISEETKARVRDIIKQMNYTPSSIATGLARQSSNTIAILIDMSKESEFLNQFFYNIIGGVESIIGPLKYELTIANIQHDHAEGHFLQRLVLNKRVDGIIANTSVLTPDLCAELNRLQFPYISIGEINAPGIWVDCDNELGGFMLTRHLLDQGYPSVAFIGGEKDEPLFLRRAAGYQRALGEAGMAVDSGWIINGRAVEEDGYQAAKQLLQSANPPGSIVCMSNFSAYGVLQAARELNISIPSQLGIATFDEYPLSPYTTPPLTSLDMDTFQLGASAGRLLMDKLDNKEAAVSGQLLEPELIPRLSSKRSGGAAAE
- a CDS encoding alpha amylase N-terminal ig-like domain-containing protein, whose protein sequence is MLNRLFVYHTAEDPFAFPAGPRLLKLRLFVQSGQSLSCTVVHADRYDSPGHELPQEMERVGCAGAYDIHEALVPAETGKCRYLFHIGNPAGEYMWYGERGSSENREQAGAFQYAYIHRPHAIALPAWSSDAVVYQIYPESYHQGTLQGITDKLTYLQELGVTAIYMTPIFESPSGHKYNTSDYYKVDPGFGTLEDLKTLVGTAHRLGMKVLLDAVFNHSGDTFFAFRDVLEHGEASRYKDWFFIHSFPVSTTPAPGYETFAKAETSMPKLNMDHPEVADYMMNVARYWVREAGIDGWRLDVANEVTPAFWTRLRRELKAEFPDLLLIGEIMHASGPWLRGDQFDGGMNYLLRDAVLEFFAAQTAGPARFMEQLLHQEALYNDQANSAMFQLLGSHDTLRFLTACKEGGRGWDREATAMSRMRLAVFFQMTYIGLPMIYYGDEVGMEGATDPHCRRPMLWEEQEQHTGLLDWYKRLISLRTEHEVLRRGAFRPWFTDETRGILGYVRRSGQDRMGLIINNSPNRYHLELPAYRSDTKVLTELLSGLTIRSSSKLLVEIEPFGCLMLH